In Equus asinus isolate D_3611 breed Donkey chromosome 13, EquAss-T2T_v2, whole genome shotgun sequence, one DNA window encodes the following:
- the KRT15 gene encoding keratin, type I cytoskeletal 15, producing the protein MSTAFLQTSSSTFGGGSTRGGSLWAGGGGLGGGSLYGGGGSRSISASSARFVSSGSGGGYRGGLSCGFRGGAGSGFSGGLGGGLGGGFGGGFGGGYGGGFGSGFGDFGGGDGGLLSGNEKTTMQNLNDRLASYLDKVRALEEANADLEVKIRDWYQKQSPASPERDYSPYFKTIEELRDKILAATIDNSRVILEIDNARLAADDFRLKYENELTLRQSVEADINGLRRVLDELTLSKTDLEMQIESLNEELAYLKKNHEEEMKEFSSQLAGQVNVEMDAAPGVDLTRVLSEMREQYEGMAEKNRRDAEAWFFSKTEELNKEVASNTEMIQTSKTEITELRRTMQGLEIELQSQLSMKAGLENSLAEVECRYATQLQQIQGLISGLETQLSELRCEMEAQNQEYKTLLDIKTRLEQEIATYRSLLEGQDARLAGIGTGEVSLGGGSGGKVRINIEESVDGKVVSSRKREV; encoded by the exons ATGAGCACCGCCTTTCTGCAGACTTCTTCCTCCACCTTTGGGGGTGGCTCTACCCGGGGGGGGTCCCTCTGGGCTGGGGGTGGCGGCCTTGGTGGTGGGAGTCTCTATGGGGGAGGTGGAAGCCGCAGCATCTCTGCTTCTTCTGCTAGGTTTGTCTCCTCGGGGTCAGGAGGGGGCTACAGGGGTGGCTTGAGCTGTGGCTTCCGTGGAGGGGCTGGTAGTGGTTTCAGTGGAGGCCTGGGAGGTGGCCTCGGAGGTGGCTTCGGAGGTGGCTTTGGAGGTGGCTATGGTGGGGGTTTTGGCAGTGGCTTTGGTGACTTTGGTGGTGGCGATGGTGGCCTCCTCTCCGGCAATGAGAAGACCACCATGCAGAACCTCAACGACCGCCTGGCCTCCTACCTGGACAAGGTGCGCGCCCTGGAGGAGGCCAACGCTGACCTGGAGGTGAAGATCCGAGACTGGTACCAGAAGCAGAGCCCGGCCAGCCCGGAGCGTGACTACAGCCCCTACTTCAAGACCATCGAGGAGCTGCGGGACAAG ATCCTGGCGGCCACCATTGACAACTCCCGGGTCATCTTGGAGATCGACAATGCCAGGCTGGCTGCAGATGACTTCAGACTCAA GTATGAGAATGAGCTGACCCTGCGCCAGAGCGTGGAGGCCGACATCAACGGCCTGCGCCGGGTGTTGGACGAGCTGACCTTGTCCAAGACCGACCTGGAGATGCAGATCGAGAGCCTGAACGAGGAGCTGGCCTACCTGAAGAAGAACCATGAGGAG GAGATGAAGGAGTTCAGCAGCCAGCTGGCCGGCCAGGTCAACGTGGAGATGGATGCGGCACCGGGCGTGGACCTGACCCGCGTGCTGTCGGAGATGAGAGAGCAGTACGAGGGTATGGCGGAGAAGAACCGCCGGGATGCTGAAGCCTGGTTCTTCAGTAAG ACGGAGGAGCTAAACAAGGAGGTGGCCTCCAACACAGAGATGATCCAGACCAGCAAGACGGAGATAACAGAGCTAAGACGCACAATgcaggggctggagattgagctGCAGTCCCAGCTCAGCATG AAAGCTGGCCTGGAGAACTCACTGGCAGAGGTTGAGTGCCGCTACGCCACACAGCTGCAGCAGATCCAGGGGCTCATCAGCGGCCTGGAGACCCAGCTGAGTGAGCTCCGCTGTGAGATGGAAGCTCAGAACCAGGAGTACAAGACGCTGCTGGACATCAAGACGCGGCTGGAGCAGGAGATCGCCACCTATCGCAGCCTGCTGGAGGGCCAGGATGCCAG GTTGGCTGGCATTGGCACTGGAGAAG TCTCCCTGGGAGGCGGCAGCGGCGGCAAAGTCCGCATCAACATTGAGGAGTCAGTGGACGGAAAGGTGGTTTCTTCCCGCAAGAGAGAAGTCTAA
- the KRT19 gene encoding keratin, type I cytoskeletal 19 has protein sequence MPRPGGACKFLGAQMSAPHQPPPPARLKHKKRQVRASPLLLPTAAPPTLVAASSFAMTSYSYRQSSATSSFGGLGSGSLRFGAGGTFRAPSIHGGSGGRGVSVSSARFVTSSSSGSYGGGYAGTLAGSDGLLAGNEKETMQNLNDRLASYLDKVRALEQANGDLEVKIRDWYLKQGPGPARDYSHYFKTIEELRDKILGATIENSKIVLQIDNARLAADDFRTKFETEQALRLSVEADINGLRRVLDELTLARTDLEMQIEGLKEELAYLKKNHEEEISVLRGQVGGQVTVEVDSAPGIDLAKILSDMRSQYEVMAEKNRKDAEAWFTTKTEELNREVAGHTEQLQISKTEITDLRRTLQGLEIELQSQLSMKAALEGTLAETEARFGAQLAQIQALISSIEAQLSDVRADTERQNQEYQLLLDVKTRLEQEIATYRSLLEAQDVTHQIVLEHKDGRFVHPPPPNAH, from the exons GAGCCTGCAAATTCCTCGGGGCTCAGATGTCCGCCCCACaccagcccccgccccctgcccgccTTAAGCATAAAAAGCGCCAGGTGAGGGCCTCGCCACTCCTCCTGCCAACCGCAGCTCCTCCGACCCTTGTCGCCGCGTCCTCCTTCGCCATGACTTCCTACAGCTATCGCCAGTCCTCGGCCACCTCGTCCTTCGGGGGCCTGGGCAGTGGCTCCCTGCGCTTCGGGGCCGGAGGCACCTTCCGCGCGCCCAGCATCCACGGGGGCTCGGGCGGCCGCGGCGTGTCGGTGTCCTCTGCCCGCTTCGTGACCTCGTCCTCCTCCGGGAGCTACGGCGGTGGCTATGCGGGCACCCTGGCCGGGTCCGACGGGCTGCTGGCGGGCAACGAGAAGGAGACCATGCAGAACCTCAACGACCGCCTGGCCTCCTACCTGGACAAGGTGCGCGCCCTGGAGCAGGCCAACGGCGACCTGGAGGTGAAGATCCGCGACTGGTACCTGAAGCAGGGGCCCGGGCCCGCCCGCGACTACAGCCACTACTTCAAGACCATCGAGGAGCTGCGGGACAAG ATTCTTGGGGCCACCATTGAGAACTCCAAGATTGTTCTGCAGATCGACAATGCCCGTCTGGCTGCAGACGATTTCCGAACCAA GTTCGAGACTGAGCAGGCTCTGCGCTTGAGTGTGGAGGCCGACATCAATGGCCTGCGCAGGGTGCTAGATGAGCTGACCCTGGCCAGGACTGACCTGGAGATGCAGATCGAAGGCCTGAAGGAGGAGCTGGCCTACCTGAAGAAAAATCACGAGGAG GAAATCAGTGTCTTGAGGGGCCAGGTGGGTGGCCAGGTCACTGTGGAGGTGGATTCCGCTCCAGGCATTGACCTAGCCAAGATCCTGAGCGACATGAGAAGCCAATATGAGGTCATGGCTGAGAAGAACAGGAAGGATGCTGAAGCCTGGTTCACCACCAAG ACTGAGGAGCTGAACCGGGAGGTCGCTGGCCACACGGAGCAGCTGCAGATTAGCAAGACGGAGATCACCGACCTGCGGCGCACCCTCCAGGGCCTGGAGATCGAGCTGCAGTCTCAGCTCAGCATG aaAGCCGCCCTGGAAGGCACGCTGGCGGAAACGGAGGCTCGCTTCGGAGCTCAGCTGGCACAGATCCAGGCGCTGATCAGTAGCATCGAAGCCCAGCTGAGTGACGTGCGTGCTGACACCGAGCGGCAGAACCAGGAGTACCAGCTGCTCCTGGACGTCAAGACTCGGCTGGAGCAGGAGATCGCCACCTACCGAAGCCTGCTGGAGGCCCAGGACGTCACCCATCAAATCGTGCTGGAGCACAAGGACGGCCGCTTCGTCCACCCACCGCCCCCCAATGCCCACTGA